In Tessaracoccus flavus, the following are encoded in one genomic region:
- a CDS encoding flavin monoamine oxidase family protein, translating into MLDCAIIGAGLAGLVAAQHLADRGLKVVVLEARDRVGGRVENKTLSDGSYVELGGQWIGPGFDALLEIIDGLGLETIGLPAAGNLAIRLRGKSLSVPSSEDGRTLTPFEVSDLGQGLLRLRRLAKRLRDDPAWRKANDAWLGQDLRRWVSTNLRTEGAQRRFAEVYQAAFGAMPKGATLLGGLHQVNSGPDLESMLASNGGLHQKRVAGGMAAVADALAEKLGGVVRLGKEVVRVEHDDASARIILADGEVIEAKQVISTLPPRLAVALPHEPALPDWRAEAADKVSAGNVIKAFLIYERPFWRELGLSGQSSADEGAVRVTFDTTAGDSERGHLMGFFEGADAASLARRSSTLRERAFVDSVVRTFGEVARNPVTYIERDWASEKFTGGCHGAHFAPGVWTTQGPVLARPEGVLHWAGAEYASRFNGYLEGAVRSGREVAAAVARNLA; encoded by the coding sequence GTGTTGGATTGCGCCATCATCGGAGCCGGTTTGGCCGGCCTCGTGGCTGCACAGCACCTCGCTGACCGGGGGTTGAAGGTCGTCGTGCTGGAGGCCCGCGATCGCGTGGGCGGCCGAGTCGAGAACAAGACCCTGTCCGACGGCTCCTACGTCGAACTGGGTGGTCAGTGGATCGGGCCGGGATTCGACGCGCTGCTGGAGATCATCGACGGCCTGGGGCTGGAGACGATCGGCCTGCCCGCCGCCGGAAACCTCGCCATCCGCCTCCGCGGCAAGTCGCTCAGCGTGCCGTCCTCGGAGGACGGACGCACCCTGACGCCCTTTGAGGTCTCCGATCTCGGCCAGGGCCTCCTGCGGCTCCGCCGGTTGGCGAAGAGGCTCCGCGACGATCCCGCCTGGCGCAAAGCCAACGATGCCTGGCTGGGCCAGGACCTCCGCCGCTGGGTGAGCACGAACCTCCGCACCGAGGGCGCTCAGCGCCGATTCGCTGAGGTGTACCAGGCTGCCTTCGGAGCCATGCCCAAGGGCGCCACTCTGCTCGGGGGCCTGCACCAGGTGAACTCCGGCCCCGATCTCGAGTCGATGCTGGCGAGCAACGGCGGCCTGCACCAGAAGCGTGTCGCCGGCGGGATGGCCGCAGTCGCGGACGCCCTGGCGGAGAAGTTGGGCGGCGTGGTTCGGCTCGGCAAGGAAGTCGTTCGCGTTGAGCACGACGACGCCTCGGCGCGCATCATCCTCGCCGACGGCGAGGTGATCGAAGCCAAGCAGGTCATCTCGACGCTACCCCCGCGCCTCGCCGTCGCGCTGCCGCACGAGCCGGCGCTTCCCGACTGGCGTGCTGAGGCCGCCGACAAGGTGTCGGCCGGCAACGTCATCAAGGCCTTCCTCATCTACGAGCGGCCGTTCTGGCGGGAGCTGGGACTGTCCGGCCAGTCGTCGGCCGACGAGGGCGCGGTGCGGGTGACGTTCGATACGACGGCGGGCGACTCCGAGCGGGGCCACCTGATGGGGTTCTTCGAGGGCGCCGACGCGGCGTCGCTGGCCCGCCGGTCGTCGACCCTGCGTGAGCGGGCCTTCGTGGACTCGGTGGTGCGGACGTTCGGCGAGGTGGCCCGGAACCCCGTGACCTACATCGAGCGTGACTGGGCGTCGGAGAAGTTCACGGGCGGCTGCCACGGAGCGCACTTCGCACCCGGAGTCTGGACCACCCAGGGGCCGGTTCTGGCCCGTCCCGAAGGCGTGCTGCACTGGGCTGGCGCGGAGTACGCGTCCCGCTTCAACGGATACCTGGAGGGCGCGGTGCGCTCGGGTCGTGAAGTCGCGGCCGCCGTGGCCCGCAACCTGGCCTGA
- a CDS encoding winged helix DNA-binding domain-containing protein yields the protein MPDQKRARLRLVAQSLVGPSFVSPEDAVSAFGAMQGQDLTGVIASAALRSRGGAESVLGAMDSGALVRGYPMRGTVFLLPGRDAAWITELCAGPALRASAARRHSLGLDETDLGKADEVATAALAASPLPRSQLLARWTEHGITTADGRGYHLLTTLIMMGRLIYGPWHDGEQLVALAEGWLPDGSDLAGRFNGERIDAVADLLRRYLLSHGPATIRDFAWWTKLALREIRAALPLIAGELETDGADEASYWAPGLQERAAGLGREPSRPLLLPGFDEFVLGYQDRLFAMTEAEHHRLVPGNNGVFKPSIVAGGRVRGVWRRAGRPGRRQLEVDGFGDLPASVAKRLPALFEDFPFPVP from the coding sequence ATGCCTGATCAAAAACGCGCCCGGCTGAGGCTCGTCGCCCAATCCCTGGTGGGCCCGTCCTTTGTCTCACCGGAGGACGCCGTATCCGCGTTCGGTGCCATGCAGGGTCAGGATCTGACCGGTGTGATCGCCTCGGCGGCGCTGCGCTCCCGGGGCGGCGCGGAGTCGGTGCTGGGCGCGATGGACAGCGGTGCCCTGGTGCGCGGCTACCCCATGCGGGGCACGGTCTTCCTGCTCCCAGGGCGGGATGCCGCCTGGATCACCGAACTCTGCGCAGGGCCGGCGCTGCGCGCCTCCGCGGCCCGGCGGCACTCCCTGGGCCTCGACGAGACGGACCTGGGCAAGGCGGACGAGGTTGCGACTGCTGCCCTCGCCGCTTCGCCCCTGCCGCGTAGCCAGCTCCTCGCACGCTGGACAGAGCACGGGATCACGACCGCCGACGGGCGGGGGTACCACCTGCTGACCACGCTGATCATGATGGGGCGCCTCATCTACGGGCCGTGGCACGACGGCGAGCAGCTGGTCGCCCTGGCGGAGGGCTGGCTGCCGGACGGGTCTGATCTGGCGGGACGCTTCAACGGGGAGCGCATCGACGCCGTGGCGGACCTGCTGAGGCGCTATCTCCTCAGTCACGGCCCCGCGACGATCCGCGACTTCGCGTGGTGGACCAAGCTCGCGCTGCGTGAGATCCGGGCGGCCCTCCCACTCATCGCGGGAGAGTTGGAGACCGACGGCGCCGACGAGGCGAGCTACTGGGCCCCCGGACTCCAGGAGCGGGCCGCCGGTCTGGGGCGCGAACCGTCGCGGCCTCTGCTGCTGCCCGGGTTCGACGAATTCGTCCTCGGCTACCAGGACCGGCTGTTCGCGATGACCGAGGCCGAGCATCACCGTCTCGTCCCCGGCAACAACGGTGTGTTCAAGCCCTCGATCGTGGCCGGTGGCCGGGTGCGCGGAGTCTGGAGGCGCGCCGGTCGGCCTGGCCGGCGACAGTTGGAGGTGGACGGTTTCGGGGACCTGCCGGCGAGCGTCGCGAAACGCCTCCCTGCGCTGTTCGAGGACTTCCCCTTCCCGGTCCCCTGA
- a CDS encoding P-II family nitrogen regulator, producing MRLVTAIVQPTMLTNVQIALARHGIAGMTVTECSGYARQRGHREVYRGAEYTIDFIAKVKIEVLVEDEETEAVIDVITAAARTGAVGDGKVWSTLVDEVVRIRTGERGAAAV from the coding sequence ATGAGGCTCGTCACCGCAATCGTCCAGCCCACAATGCTCACCAACGTCCAAATCGCGCTCGCGCGGCACGGGATTGCGGGGATGACAGTCACGGAATGCTCGGGGTATGCCCGGCAGCGGGGGCACCGGGAGGTCTACCGTGGCGCGGAGTACACGATCGACTTCATCGCGAAGGTCAAGATCGAGGTCCTGGTCGAGGATGAAGAGACCGAAGCGGTGATCGACGTCATCACTGCGGCGGCCCGGACCGGCGCGGTCGGCGACGGCAAGGTGTGGTCCACCCTCGTCGACGAAGTGGTCCGCATCCGCACCGGCGAGCGCGGGGCCGCCGCCGTGTGA
- a CDS encoding ammonium transporter — MEILEIDTGDTAWVLVSAALVLLMTPGLAFFYGGMVRAKSVLNMLMMSITTMGIVGVLWVVIGYSMAFGNSIGGVVGNPLEFLFLEGLMDPEKATFTIPAAVFAGFQAAFAIIAVALISGAVADRMKFSAWVVFAAVWALVVYFPAAHWVFSFDGGTAERGGFIANQIQALDFAGGTAIHINAGAAALALCLVIGPRLGFGRTPMRPHNLTLVMLGAGLLWFGWFGFNAGSALGANATAGVAWINTLGATAASMLGWLVVERLRDGHATSLGAASGIVAGLVGITPAANSVSPLGGLVIGLLAGVSCAFAIGVKNKLGYDDSLDVVGVHLVGGLVGTLLIGFLADPSSPAGVAGLFYGGGVDQLWRQVLGAGAVLVYSFVVTFVIAKVLDKTMGLRILESAESQGIDVAEHAETGYDLSQVGYTTYGVRQTLIVPVREEASR; from the coding sequence ATGGAGATTCTAGAAATTGACACGGGCGACACCGCCTGGGTCCTCGTGAGCGCGGCCCTCGTGCTCCTCATGACCCCCGGTCTCGCGTTCTTCTACGGCGGCATGGTGAGGGCCAAGAGCGTCCTCAACATGCTGATGATGTCGATCACCACCATGGGCATCGTCGGGGTGCTCTGGGTGGTGATCGGCTACTCGATGGCCTTCGGCAACTCGATTGGCGGGGTCGTCGGCAACCCGCTCGAGTTCCTCTTCCTCGAGGGTCTGATGGACCCCGAGAAGGCCACCTTCACGATCCCGGCGGCCGTGTTCGCTGGGTTCCAGGCAGCCTTCGCCATCATTGCGGTCGCGCTCATCTCGGGCGCAGTCGCCGACCGGATGAAGTTCTCCGCCTGGGTTGTCTTCGCCGCGGTGTGGGCCCTGGTCGTGTACTTCCCCGCAGCCCACTGGGTGTTCAGCTTCGACGGCGGCACCGCCGAGCGCGGCGGCTTCATCGCCAACCAGATCCAGGCCCTCGATTTCGCCGGCGGCACGGCGATCCACATCAACGCTGGAGCGGCCGCCCTGGCGCTGTGCCTCGTGATCGGGCCCCGTCTCGGCTTCGGCCGCACCCCGATGCGTCCGCACAACCTGACGCTGGTCATGCTCGGTGCAGGCCTGCTGTGGTTCGGCTGGTTCGGCTTCAATGCGGGGTCGGCCCTGGGCGCCAACGCGACGGCGGGGGTGGCGTGGATCAACACGCTCGGCGCCACCGCCGCCTCGATGCTGGGCTGGCTCGTGGTGGAACGCCTCCGCGACGGCCACGCCACCAGCCTGGGCGCAGCCTCCGGCATCGTTGCAGGGCTCGTCGGCATCACGCCGGCGGCCAACTCGGTCAGCCCTCTCGGCGGCCTCGTGATCGGCCTGCTGGCGGGCGTCAGCTGCGCCTTCGCCATCGGCGTGAAGAACAAGCTTGGCTATGACGATTCGCTCGACGTCGTCGGCGTCCACCTCGTCGGCGGTCTGGTGGGCACCCTGCTCATCGGCTTCCTGGCCGATCCATCGTCCCCCGCGGGAGTGGCCGGCCTCTTCTACGGCGGCGGGGTTGATCAGCTGTGGCGCCAGGTCCTCGGTGCCGGAGCGGTGCTCGTCTACTCCTTCGTCGTGACGTTCGTCATCGCCAAGGTGCTCGACAAGACCATGGGTCTCAGGATCCTGGAGTCGGCCGAGTCCCAGGGCATCGACGTCGCGGAGCACGCCGAGACCGGCTACGACCTCAGCCAGGTCGGCTACACCACCTACGGCGTCCGCCAGACGCTGATCGTCCCCGTCCGAGAGGAGGCCTCACGATGA
- a CDS encoding SixA phosphatase family protein: MRRLVLMRHAKTEANHVEGDKARRLNPRGVQDAQEAGVALRGLGVDYALVSSAVRTRETFAHLGLDVPVEFQDALYYGGTETMLQRIAEMGDDVECLLVVGHAPTVPSLVAELAYASNRAEADQAQCWFPTAAYTVFSFDGSWESLGEGDLDHVHLDAVTRPDKHH; encoded by the coding sequence ATGCGACGACTCGTACTCATGCGACACGCGAAGACTGAGGCCAACCACGTCGAGGGAGACAAGGCGCGGCGCCTCAACCCGCGTGGGGTCCAGGACGCGCAGGAGGCCGGGGTGGCGCTGCGCGGGCTCGGCGTCGACTACGCGCTCGTGTCGTCAGCCGTTCGCACCCGTGAGACCTTCGCCCATCTGGGCCTCGACGTGCCGGTCGAGTTCCAGGACGCCCTGTATTACGGCGGTACCGAGACGATGCTCCAACGCATCGCCGAGATGGGCGACGACGTCGAGTGCCTCCTGGTGGTGGGCCACGCGCCGACGGTGCCGAGCCTGGTGGCCGAACTCGCCTACGCCAGCAACCGCGCCGAGGCCGATCAGGCCCAGTGCTGGTTCCCCACGGCCGCCTACACGGTCTTCAGCTTTGACGGCTCGTGGGAGTCCCTCGGAGAGGGCGACCTCGACCATGTCCACCTCGACGCCGTCACACGACCCGATAAGCACCACTGA